From a single Apium graveolens cultivar Ventura chromosome 2, ASM990537v1, whole genome shotgun sequence genomic region:
- the LOC141707526 gene encoding DNA-directed RNA polymerases I, II, and III subunit RPABC5, with translation MIIPVRCFTCGKVIGNKWDTYLDLLQADYEEGDALDALCLVRYCCRRMLMTHVDLIEKLLNYNTLEKSEGS, from the exons ATGATTATACCAGTCCGTTGTTTCACTTGTGGCAAG GTGATTGGAAACAAATGGGATACATATCTTGATCTTCTCCAGGCTGATTACGAAGAAGG AGACGCTCTGGATGCACTCTGTTTGGTGCGTTACTGCTGTAGGAGAATGCTGATGACTCATGTTGACCTCATTGAGAAGCTTTTGAACTACAATA CTCTAGAAAAATCCGAGGGAAGCTGA
- the LOC141707525 gene encoding RPM1-interacting protein 4-like, with product MRQRPVVPQFGNWDTEDNVPYTVFFEKARKGKNGGKMINPNDPVQNPGMFPPSAQVAPSTARNVPKEPASRKSVRPKTLNIQSNSDNSGRRKFTEGPLRNDNVTVSRQRGSGSTIQNRVGNGSGSGRPRRQNAGPEHSVDQSPLDPQYQAKLVGKGSGSSWESRHSNDRSRMNAVSAGIESPDKGAAVPRFGEWDENNPSSADNITQKFNKVRQERNSSTPMASNTNTGQAYANRRMQIDYNKNKSSWSSCFPCFRKSGART from the exons ATGAGA CAACGTCCAGTTGTACCGCAGTTTGGCAACTGGGATACTGAGGATAATGTTCCTTACACAGTCTTCTTTGAGAAGGCTAGGAAGGGTAAAAATGGCGGGAAGATGATAAATCCAAATGACCCCGTGCAGAATCCAGGCATGTTCCCTCCTTCAGCTCAAGTGGCACCTTCTACAGCTAGAAATGTGCCCAAAGAACCAGCAAGTAGGAAATCAGTTAGACCAAAAACACTTAACATTCAATCAAACAGTGATAATAGTGGTCGGAGGAAGTTCACTGAAGGTCCACTACGTAATGATAATGTTACTGTTAGCCGTCAGAGGGGTAGTGGCTCAACAATTCAGAACCGTGTAGGTAATGGATCAGGTTCTGGTCGGCCTAGAAGGCAAAATGCTGGACCAGAGCACAGCGTTGACCAATCACCACTCGATCCACAGTACCAGGCAAAGCTTGTTGGAAAAGGTAGTGGATCTTCTTGGGAAAGTAGGCATTCAAACGATAGATCCAGAATGAATGCAGTTTCTGCAGGAATTGAATCT CCTGATAAAGGTGCTGCAGTACCACGATTTGGTGAGTGGGATGAGAATAATCCATCATCGGCCGACAATATCACCCAAAAATTTAACAAAGTGCGGCAGGAAAGGAACTCAAGCACTCCCATGGCATCAAACACAAACACAGGACAAGCTTATGCAAACAGACGAATGCAAATTGATTACAACAAAAACAAG TCCTCTTGGAGCAGCTGTTTTCCATGCTTCAGAAAGTCGGGAGCAAGGACTTGA